CTTGCAGGCTGAATATAAGAATAAGCTGGATAATTGGTATTATTGCTGTGACAATCATAACAAGAGTTTTGTAGTATATTTTGAATCTCTTTGGGAGCATTGTACAAGCTGGCAAATCCGTCAGACGGAGCCTGCCCTTTATCTGTATTCCGGTCAGGCTGATAAATCTGAATCAGTAGAAAAAGTATAAATCCTACGAGGAGAATTCTTTTAGCAGACTTTTTCATCTTACCATTCTTTTTGCACAGAACCGCAAGTAAGCATCTTGCTTCCCTGATAAGGATTTATAATTTCTTTTTTCTCACTAATCCAAAACGCTCCTTTATTATCATTGTACATTGGGCAGAAATCTTTATACAATTTTTGCTCGCTTCCGAAAGTATCAATCAAATCATTTATATCCTTGCTCAACATCTCAAAATGCTCTCGCTGATGCTCAATACTTCCTTTACCCGCAGCAATATGTTCTGCATTTTCTTCCATGCTTTCGGCAATATCTTTATAAACAGATTTCTTTTTAGCATCTAACTGATTCTTCTCTGCTTTTTTCACAGTTTCGAACAATATTTTTCCTGCAGAAGCTGTTGCTTCAGAATCATCTTTTGCCAAAGCATTTTTCAGCATCAGATAATCGGTGATGATTGCTTTAGTCGAAAAGGTATTTGTTGCTATTTCACTTCCTGTTTTTGTTATCATTTCAGATGATTCTGAGCTGGAGATTTGAGATTTAGAATTATTTGTTGCAGAGTCTTTCATTATTTCAGACTGATAATCTGTATTTTCTGTTATCGCCTCTGTTTTAGGTTTACTACACGCAACAAAAGCAATTCCTACAATGATGATTGTTATTATATTTTTCATCTTTATTATTTTTTTCGTTTGCATTTTATTTTAAAGTTTCAACCGTATTTCCGCAGGTAAGCATTTGCGCTCCATAATACGGATTTTTAATCGAGCTTTCTGTACTCAGCCAATTAGCATCCTGCATCGGACAATATTGATAATAAATTGGAGTTGAATGCTTTGAAGTTTTCAATAACTCATACATGTTTTTCGATAATGATTTGAAAGCTTCTCTTTGCTTTTTAATATCCTGAGTTTGCGAGATTGTTTTCGCATCAGCTCCTAAAACGTTCATAACCTTCATCCAAACCTCATGTTCTGATTGCGACAAATCACCCATTTTTAATACTGCTATTGAATTCATTAATTCTTTTGATGCAAACGAAACAGCTTTAGAATCAGATTTTACAAGTGCATCTTTTACAGAAAAATAATTATCCTGTATGGTTTTTAAAGGCGATTCGTCTTGTTTCTTTTCTTTATTCATAGAAGAATGGTCATGTTCTTTTGGCATTGGGGTTTGCATTGAAGAATGGTCGTGACCAGCCATTGCTTCAGGCATTTTCTTGTTTCTTTTATACTGACAGCTAGAAGGAAGTTTCGCATAAACATCATCAGGTGCATAAAACGAATCGCTATCAAATCCTGCATTTGCAATTCTTTTCAAAATCTCTTGCTGGTTTGTTTTCGAAGAATCATACGTCAGAGTTGCCATTTTGGTTTCCTCATTCCAGCTAACCATCGCAACGTTCTTTAGATTCCCCACTTTTTCGATGGTTGCTTTACACTGACTATTGTTTACGTAGATTTTTACCATTTCAGTTTTAGCATTTTTTATTTGGGCAGTATATACCAATGATACTAAAAGCATCATCACTCCCATTATTTTTGATATTGATTTCATACTATTTTTTTTAACAACAATCATAAGCAGCCTGCATAAAATAATGCGCACTTATCTTGTTAGGTAGAAAGAATTAAATTTTAAATAAATGATAAGTTTGAAAACCAGAATGTTTTCAAAAAAGCATAGTTGTGGCTATACAATAAAGTGGTTATCCTATTTTAGGAATCAACCAAATGGAATAAAAACCTTTGGAAATATTTGTTTCAAAAGGTAAAAATGATTGTATTACCTCAACCTTTACTCTATCGAAAGAGAAACTATTAGAATAAAAAAAAGAAGTATTGCTGTTTGTAGGGCATTTGCACAAAGCATTGTTGCAATCATTTCCGCAATGATTTTTTTTCGATTGCTGATGCGTACACATATCTTTACAAGCATCTTCTTTTGAAGCAGAAGTATTAGAATGTCCTTGTTGCGTTGAAGTAACTTTCATCTTGCATGCATACGTAAGGCTGGGCAATAATAAAAACCCCAGACAAGCAAATAACAATATGTAAACACTACGATACATCTTCACGCTAAGATAATACTTTTTTTATCCTTAAATAAAATTTTTAACATTTTTTAATCTCCAATATCACCCTATGTCTCAAAACAAAATTATTTATATTTGTGAATAACCGTCTTTAAAAGATTTAAGACAAGAAAGAAAATTCTATGATGACAACAAAACCCGAAATATCCTGGGAGGATTTTGAAAAATTAGATATTCGATGTGGTACAATTGTTTCCGTGAATGATTTTGAAAAAGCAAGAAACCCTTCTTATCAGCTTGAAATTGATTTCGGAAGCCTAGGAATCAGAAAATCTGCAGCCCAAATTACAACACTTTACCGTAAAGAAGATTTGGTAGGAAAACAGATTTTAGCGGTCGTTAATTTTCCTAAAAAACAGATTGCTAATTTTTTCAGCGAATGTTTAGTTTTAGGAGTCTATGGTGACGATACAAAAGATGTAACGCTTTTGAACCCGTCTTTGCCTGTAAAAAACGGATTGCAGGTTGGATAGATTTTAAAACAGAAGAATATATTTTGAAAATAATTAATCAAACACCTATATGATACAAAACATCCCCTTAGAAAAAGTCTTGTTTCTTGATATTGAAACGGTTCCAAACGCTGGTTCTTGGGAAGAGCTCTCTGAAACCGAACAAAATCTTTGGGATAAAAAAACAAGATTTCAAAGGAAAGATGAGATTTCGGCAGCAGAATTTTATGATAGAGCAGGCATCATGGCAGAGTTTGGGAAAATTATCTGCATCACGATTGGAATGCTTGAAAAAAATGAAACCTTACGCATAAAAAGCTTTGCCCATGATGATGAAACAAAAATACTTCAGGAATTTGGTGAACTATTTAACAGCCCGAGACTCCGTGACGTTATCCTCTGTGCTCACAACGGAAAAGAATTTGATTTCCCCTGGATTGCAAGACGCTATTTGATAAACGGAATGCAACCGCCCTCTCCATTTCAAATGTTTGGAAAGAAACCTTGGGAAATTCCACATCTGGATACCATGGAACTTTGGAAATTCGGAGACTACAAAAGCTATATTTCTCTGGAGCTTTTGGCTCATGTTTTCGGAATCCCTACCCCAAAAGATGACATTGACGGATCAATGGTTTCATCAATCTACTACATAGAAAAAGACTTGCAACGAATAGTTGACTATTGTGAAAAAGATGTCTTAACTTTGGCGAATATTTTCAGACGGATGCGTCAGGAAGATTTATTACAAAGAAATATCAATTTAGATTAAATAAAATACCGTTTAAACGGTCATTAAAACGATAAGATGAAATTTACAGACGATCAGATTGCCGATATAGGAGAAGAAATTATTAGAACATTAAAAACGGTTTATGATCCCGAAATTCCGGTGGATATTTATGAGTTGGGGTTGATTTACGACGTACAGATTTCTGATGAAGCTGATGTAAAAATCATTATGACCCTTACAACTCCTAACTGTCCGGTTGCAGAAACGCTACCACAGGAAGTAAAAGACAAGGTAAAAACAGTAGAAAATGTAAACGAAGTAGAACTTGAACTTACGTTTGAACCAAGCTGGAACAAAGATATGATGAGCGAAGAAGCTAAGTTTGAGCTGGGAATGCTTTAAAATTTTCTTTTAAATAAATGAGGCTGTCAAAATTTTTGACAGCTTTTTTTTGTTTTAAATCATTAAGATGAATTACGCTGACTTCATCTTAAGAATCAAATTTCTGTTGCAACCTTTTTTCCTTCTCTTCTACTCCATTCGCTCCAAGAACCTACGTATAAATTGGGAATTTCAAATCCGGCATAAACAAGAGCTAAAATCGTATGACACGCCGTAACTCCCGAACCGCAATGAATGATTAGTTTCTCAGGTTTGTTTTCTAATAATTTTAAATATTTTTCTTTTAAAATTTCAGGTCTAAAAAAATTTCCGTTTTCATCTAAATTTTCAGAAAAAGGAATATTAACTGCTCCTGGAATATGACCCGCAATTAAATCGATAGGTTCAGACTCTCCTTTATAACGATAAGAATCTCTCACATCAATTACAACAGCAGACTGGTTTGTTAATTCATTTTCAACACCTTCCAAGCTCGAAACAGGAAGACACCAATGCTCTTTTATAATAATTTCAGATTTTTGAAAAATCTCTTCTCCTGATGAAAACTCTAAGTCTTCTTTTTCGGCTGCCTGAATTCCACCATCTAAAACCTGTACGTTTTCTAAGCCAAATGATTTGAGCATCCACCAAGCTCTGGCAGCTGCATTTGCTCCGTTTTTATCATCGTAAATAATTACATGCGCGTTTTCTGAAATTCCTAAACGAGAAATTGTTTCAGCAAATTTTTGAATGGTTGGCAAAGGATGTCTTCCTCCAAAAGCTGCATTTACACCAACCTCGGCCAAATCATTATCTAAATCAACAAATCTTGCTTCTTTAAGATGTCTATTTAAATAATTTTCATGAGCATCTTTTCCTGTTCTTACGTCAAGAATAATTAGATTTTCAGTAGAAAGAGCTTTTAATTGTTTTGGTGAAATGATGGGAAGCATAAATCTTAATTTAAATTTTTCTCGCTGATTTTATTGATGATGCTGATTTATTTTAATATTTCAATCTGTAAAATTTGCGCGAAATAAAAATGTTTACAATCTTAAATGAAATAAAAAAACCGCAAAAATCTGCGGTAATTATTTATTGATAAATGAAAATCATCGTTTGTACTAAATCTGGATGAAGGCTTTTTGCAACCGGACAATTGTGAGCAGTTTCTTCAATAAAAGCCTTCTCTTTGTCTGAAAATTGATTTGAAAAAATAAAATTACAAACAATCTCACCAATTCTTCTTGGCTCAGTTTTCATAATTTTCTGAAGCGTACAGTAAGCTCCGTCAATATTTATGTTTTTATCTTTTCCCAAAATAGCAATCGTTGTCAAAGCACATTCAGCTAAAGAAGTGGCACATAAATCTGTGGGAGAAAATTTTTCACCTTTCCCGTGGTTGTCGGTTGGCGCATCACTTTCTATGATGGTTCCAGATTGTAAATGTTCTGCTGAACATCTTAGTCCACCTATGTATGTTATTTTTGATGTCATATTATTTACTTTTTTCGTCTTTACTTTTATCTAGAACCTTTTTTATTAGGGTTCGCAAATCTTTCAAGGTAAAACTATCATCTTTAAATCCGATTGGAAAAGTTGTGTGACCTTCGTTAGATTCCTCGCATATTACAAATTCAACATCTGTTTTCTCAATTTGAAGAGTTTTTTCGATATTAAATTTGCGCTCTATTTTTTTTCCTGTTTTATTAATCAAGTAAACCGTATAAATTGATTCAAGCGTTTCTTTAGGCTTTTCAAAATATTTATAAACATTAACCCGTTGATTATTCCATTGAAACTCGTCAACCGCAAGATTTTTAAATTTCATATTATCTTCCGGCAGCTTTTTCTCAAAATAAAAAACCTTCGTTTGATCAAAAATTTCATTCGCTTCAGCAAATTTATTTTGAGCATTTAAAGCTTTAATTAACTTTTCATATAAGATATACTCATTGGGATATGCGGATATTCCATCCTCATAAACCTTCTCAGATTTCTGAAAATCTTTAATTTGAGCGTAATAAAAATTACCTGCATTCTTTATTAATTCAAGATACCATTTATCATCTTTCAGTTCTGAGTTTTGAAGACCTTCGATATATGTTTTCTCTTCATTGATAATATCTTGTTTTATTTTGTAAATTCTCGCTTTTTCAATATAAAATTCAGCAAGAGGAGATTTTGAAATAGCAATATTTATATTTTCTAAAGCTTGATCATATTGTTTTAAAAACATTAGCGAGTAACCTTTCTGAAAATACAACATTGCATCATCAAATTTTTTTGACAATGCTTTATCATAATATTCAATCGCTTTTACATCATTTTCCTTTCTAAAAAATGCATAACCGACATAGTAAAGTTCTTCTGCGCTTAAAGTTTCACTTTCTTTTTCTAATTTTATGATTTCATCAAAATTTTGCTCATTAAATAGCTTTAAAACTTTTTGCCCAAAAATGGATGAGCATGAAAAGAACAATAAAATAAGGTAAAACTTTTTCATATTTTAGAAATGAAAAATATCTTTCGCTCTGTTATAAGAACTTTCGAAATTTAATAAATTCAAGTTGTGTGGTGCTTTTTCTACGCTCATAAAGTTGATAACCTGTTCTGTAGGCATATTTCCTACCAAATCATCTTTTGCCATTGGGCAACCGCCAATTCCTTTTATCGCAGAATCAAATCTTCTGCAACCCTGGTCATAAGCTGCTTTCAATTTAGAATAAGACTCTTCATAACGGTTATGAAAATGAGCTCCAAAATCTATCTCAGGATATTTTGAAGGTATTTTATCGAATAATAATGTGATTTTCTCAGATGTTGCGACTCCGGTAGTGTCAGAAAGAAGAATATTTTTCACTCCTATTTCCGAAAATCTATTGGCCCAAAAATCAACATCTTCCCACTTCCACATTTCTCCGTATGGGTTTCCAAATGCCATTGAAAAATAAAGATTAAAATCTCTGTTTTCACTTTTCATTAGCTCAAGAATCTTTACAATATCATCAAAAGCTTCCTCCTGATTTTTATTGGTATTTCTGTGCTGAAAAGTTTCAGAAATAGAAAACGGGAATCCTAAAATATCCACAGACTCATGCTTCAACGCTTTCTCGGCACCTCTGTAATTGGCGATGATGGCAGAAACCTTGGTGTTCGATAAAGATTTGTCGATATTTTCGGCAACCTCAGCAGAATCTGCCATTTGAGGAATTGCTTTCGGAGAGACAAAACTCAGACAGTCAAGCACATCAAAACCAACTTCCATCAATGAATTGATGTAATCTATTTTTTTATCAGTCGGGATAAACTCATCCCAACCCTGCATCGCATCTCTAGGGCATTCGGTAAGAAACATTGTACTTTTGATTTTCTCAAATATAATAAAACTAAACTATTTAGTTCTGGCTTCCAACAAAGCTAATATTAAATTGATTATCAATAATTTATTTCCGATTTAAAATTTCAATACAATACATTCACCAACAAATAACCTATTCTGAGCCTCAAATTTGCTAACTTTGTTAAAATTTATGATATCAAAATGAGTACAATAGAATTCAACTCGATGTGGAGAGAAAAACTGCTGAATCGTTTTCTCAGTTATGTAAAAATATATTCAACAAGTGACGCCGAAAGCGAAACTACCCCTTCAACAGAAAGACAATGGAACATTGCTAATTACATCGTTGAAGAACTGAAAACAATTGGTCTTGAAGATGTTTCTATTGACAGTCACGGTTACATTATGGGTTACGTGCCTTCAAATCTGGAAAATGACAGCCAGCCAACAATAGGATTTATTTCTCATTATGATACTTCACCGGATTTTAATGGTGAAAATGTAAAACCTCAGGTTTGGGAAAACTATCAA
The sequence above is a segment of the Chryseobacterium turcicum genome. Coding sequences within it:
- a CDS encoding DUF3347 domain-containing protein, which translates into the protein MKNIITIIIVGIAFVACSKPKTEAITENTDYQSEIMKDSATNNSKSQISSSESSEMITKTGSEIATNTFSTKAIITDYLMLKNALAKDDSEATASAGKILFETVKKAEKNQLDAKKKSVYKDIAESMEENAEHIAAGKGSIEHQREHFEMLSKDINDLIDTFGSEQKLYKDFCPMYNDNKGAFWISEKKEIINPYQGSKMLTCGSVQKEW
- a CDS encoding DUF3347 domain-containing protein yields the protein MKSISKIMGVMMLLVSLVYTAQIKNAKTEMVKIYVNNSQCKATIEKVGNLKNVAMVSWNEETKMATLTYDSSKTNQQEILKRIANAGFDSDSFYAPDDVYAKLPSSCQYKRNKKMPEAMAGHDHSSMQTPMPKEHDHSSMNKEKKQDESPLKTIQDNYFSVKDALVKSDSKAVSFASKELMNSIAVLKMGDLSQSEHEVWMKVMNVLGADAKTISQTQDIKKQREAFKSLSKNMYELLKTSKHSTPIYYQYCPMQDANWLSTESSIKNPYYGAQMLTCGNTVETLK
- a CDS encoding tRNA-binding protein; this translates as MTTKPEISWEDFEKLDIRCGTIVSVNDFEKARNPSYQLEIDFGSLGIRKSAAQITTLYRKEDLVGKQILAVVNFPKKQIANFFSECLVLGVYGDDTKDVTLLNPSLPVKNGLQVG
- a CDS encoding 3'-5' exonuclease; translation: MIQNIPLEKVLFLDIETVPNAGSWEELSETEQNLWDKKTRFQRKDEISAAEFYDRAGIMAEFGKIICITIGMLEKNETLRIKSFAHDDETKILQEFGELFNSPRLRDVILCAHNGKEFDFPWIARRYLINGMQPPSPFQMFGKKPWEIPHLDTMELWKFGDYKSYISLELLAHVFGIPTPKDDIDGSMVSSIYYIEKDLQRIVDYCEKDVLTLANIFRRMRQEDLLQRNINLD
- a CDS encoding SUF system Fe-S cluster assembly protein, coding for MKFTDDQIADIGEEIIRTLKTVYDPEIPVDIYELGLIYDVQISDEADVKIIMTLTTPNCPVAETLPQEVKDKVKTVENVNEVELELTFEPSWNKDMMSEEAKFELGML
- a CDS encoding sulfurtransferase; the protein is MLPIISPKQLKALSTENLIILDVRTGKDAHENYLNRHLKEARFVDLDNDLAEVGVNAAFGGRHPLPTIQKFAETISRLGISENAHVIIYDDKNGANAAARAWWMLKSFGLENVQVLDGGIQAAEKEDLEFSSGEEIFQKSEIIIKEHWCLPVSSLEGVENELTNQSAVVIDVRDSYRYKGESEPIDLIAGHIPGAVNIPFSENLDENGNFFRPEILKEKYLKLLENKPEKLIIHCGSGVTACHTILALVYAGFEIPNLYVGSWSEWSRREGKKVATEI
- a CDS encoding OsmC family protein: MTSKITYIGGLRCSAEHLQSGTIIESDAPTDNHGKGEKFSPTDLCATSLAECALTTIAILGKDKNINIDGAYCTLQKIMKTEPRRIGEIVCNFIFSNQFSDKEKAFIEETAHNCPVAKSLHPDLVQTMIFIYQ
- a CDS encoding tetratricopeptide repeat protein gives rise to the protein MKKFYLILLFFSCSSIFGQKVLKLFNEQNFDEIIKLEKESETLSAEELYYVGYAFFRKENDVKAIEYYDKALSKKFDDAMLYFQKGYSLMFLKQYDQALENINIAISKSPLAEFYIEKARIYKIKQDIINEEKTYIEGLQNSELKDDKWYLELIKNAGNFYYAQIKDFQKSEKVYEDGISAYPNEYILYEKLIKALNAQNKFAEANEIFDQTKVFYFEKKLPEDNMKFKNLAVDEFQWNNQRVNVYKYFEKPKETLESIYTVYLINKTGKKIERKFNIEKTLQIEKTDVEFVICEESNEGHTTFPIGFKDDSFTLKDLRTLIKKVLDKSKDEKSK
- a CDS encoding hydroxymethylglutaryl-CoA lyase, whose protein sequence is MFLTECPRDAMQGWDEFIPTDKKIDYINSLMEVGFDVLDCLSFVSPKAIPQMADSAEVAENIDKSLSNTKVSAIIANYRGAEKALKHESVDILGFPFSISETFQHRNTNKNQEEAFDDIVKILELMKSENRDFNLYFSMAFGNPYGEMWKWEDVDFWANRFSEIGVKNILLSDTTGVATSEKITLLFDKIPSKYPEIDFGAHFHNRYEESYSKLKAAYDQGCRRFDSAIKGIGGCPMAKDDLVGNMPTEQVINFMSVEKAPHNLNLLNFESSYNRAKDIFHF